Within the Deinococcus detaillensis genome, the region AACTGGATAATTAGGAAGGAGTAGAGCGCTTCTTGGCCTCAAACTGCGCCTTGACCTGATCCTGGTGGGCCATTTCACTGAGTTCCACACTCAGTTCTTCGAGCGCCTCGCCGCCCGCCATCATCTCCAGCAGAGCCTCGCGGCTGGTCTGCTCGCGTTCAAACGTCCCGTAACTGCGCCCCCGATTCAGGATGGTGAAGGTGTCGCCCACTGCCCAGGCGTGGTGGACATTATGGGTGATGAAGACTACGCCCAAGCCCTTAGCCCGCGCCTGAAGCACGTATTTGAGCACCATCGCCGCTTGGTTGACGCCCAGAGCGCTGGTCGGCTCGTCTAAGATCAGCACTTTCGCGCCGAAGTAAACGGCCCGCGCAATCGCCACGCATTGCCGTTCGCCACCGGATAAAGTGCCCACCGGCTGATCGGGGTCGCGCACGTCGATGCCGATTTTCTTGAGTTCCTCGCGGGCAATTTTGGTGGTGGTGACTTCGTCCAGTACCCGGATGCCCAGCAAACTGCGAGTCGGCTCGCGGCCCAGAAAGAAATTGCGCTTGATGCTCATCAGCGGCAGCATGGCGAGGTCTTGAAAGACGGTGGCGACTCCGCTTTCCAAGGCCGCTCTGGGCGAGTCCAGCACGGCCTTCTTGCCCTCGATCTGCACCTCGCCCTCGCTGGGCTGATGCACCCCCGACAGCACTTTAATCAGCGTGCTTTTGCCCGCGCCGTTGTCACCGAGCAGGCAATGCACCTCGCCCGCGAAGACTTTCATGTTGATGTCTTTGAGGGACGTGACCGGGCCAAAATACTTGCTGACTCCTGCCACCTCGATGACTGGAGTTCCAGTGCGGTTGACTGGGGTGCTCACTTTTTCCTCCGGCTCAGCATCGAGCGGCCCCGCAGTGCATTGTTGAGCACCACTGCGCCCAGAATCATGCCGCCGACCATAACCTGAAACCAGTCCGAATCCACGCTGGTATAGATGATGCCCTGCTGCACCATCCCCAGAATCAGTGCGCCGATGCTGGCTCCGATGACACTGCCGTACCCGCCGGTCAGCAGGCAACCGCCGATCACTGCTGCCGCCACCGTGTTGAGTTCGAGCTGGGTGCCGCGCAGCACATCGGCGCTGCCGTATTTGGTGACCTGAATGATAGCCACCAGCGTGGCCGCCATCGCCGTCATCATAAACAGCACCGTCTTGACCCGGCGCACCGGCACGCCCACGTTGCGGGCCGCGTTGGCGTCGCCACCCACTGCGAAAATCCAGTTGCCGAAGCGCGTCGAATTGAGAATGAAGCCCATGATGATGGTCAAAATCAGCCACCACCACACCGAGGCGGGCACGCCAAACAGATCGCCGCTGAACAGGCGGCCCAGCGGTGTATTGACCTGATCGCTGATGCCCTGCACCAAAGTCAGGTTGGTAATCAGTTTGGTGAAGCCGAGTGCGCCGCCGCGCAACACGAACAGCATGGCCAGCGTGACAATAAAGCTGGGAAGTCCCGTTTTGAGCACCAGCCAGCCATTGAGCCAGCCGATGGCGGCGGCCACCACGAAGGTGATCAGAATGGCCAGTGCCAGCGGCAGGTGTCCGTAATCGGGATGCACCAGAAGCGCCAGCACGATACCCGCCACGCCCAGCATCGAGCCGACCGAGAGGTCAAACTCCCCGCCGATCATCAGCAGACCCACGAACACCGAAACAATGCCGACCTGCGCGGCGACTTCCAGATAATTGACTGTGCCGCTCAGCGACAAAAACCCGGAACCGCCCGCCGCAGCGGTGAAGATGAAAAAGACCAGCAACAGTCCGGCAAGTGCGCCGAACTCGGGCCGGGCGATCAGGCGTTGCCAGGGGCTGAGCGTTTGAATTCGCTCGTCGCGGGCGGCAGGTTCAGTGGTCATGCAGTGCCCTTTGTCATGCAGCCTCCTTCAGGAAAGCGGCCAGCCCACATCGCTTGGGGCTGACCACATAAAACCGGCGCGGGGAAGAAATTGGATATTCTCCCCGCTTAGGCGTCAGCGGATGCCTTTCTTGGCCAGATCGACCACCTGTTTGGCGTTTTGCTGAGTCACGAAGCCGGGTCCGGTGTAAATGATCGGGCTGGCCGTCATCAGGCCGTAGCGCTTGTAGTTGGTCAGCAGCACCACCGGCATATAGCCTTGCAGCCATTGTTGCTGGTCAATGGCGAAGGTCATCTTGCCCGCCGTGAGGGCGTTCAGCACATCGGGGCTGAGATCGAAGGTGCCGAATTTGACAGTTTTGAGTTTGCCGCTCGCTTCCAGCGCGGCCAGTACCGGGGTGGCGGCGCTGGGGCCGAGGGTCAGCACGCCGTTGATGGTGGGATTTTTCTGCATGTAAGCAGTGATGGCGTTTCTGATGCCCGTCGGGTCAGCCAATTTGACCGGCAGCACGTCGCCCTTGATCCCCAGCCCGTCGAAGAAGCCCTTGCAGCGGGCGTCGAGCGAGGCGTTGCCGACTTCCTGGTTGATGCAGACCGCTTTGGTGACGCCCAGCGACTTCATGCGTTTGCCTGCGCCCACGCCCGCCGGGTACTCGTCCTGGCCCACGTGCGCCAGGATGCCGAGCTTCTCGGCCACGTCGCTGCCGGAGTTCATCGACACCACCGGAATGCCCGCCTTGACCGCGCGGGTGATCGCCGCGCTCAGCGCCGTCTTGTCGGGAATGGTGACGATCAGGCCATCGGGCTTACTAGCCACAGCCGCGTCAATCA harbors:
- a CDS encoding ABC transporter permease, with the translated sequence MTTEPAARDERIQTLSPWQRLIARPEFGALAGLLLVFFIFTAAAGGSGFLSLSGTVNYLEVAAQVGIVSVFVGLLMIGGEFDLSVGSMLGVAGIVLALLVHPDYGHLPLALAILITFVVAAAIGWLNGWLVLKTGLPSFIVTLAMLFVLRGGALGFTKLITNLTLVQGISDQVNTPLGRLFSGDLFGVPASVWWWLILTIIMGFILNSTRFGNWIFAVGGDANAARNVGVPVRRVKTVLFMMTAMAATLVAIIQVTKYGSADVLRGTQLELNTVAAAVIGGCLLTGGYGSVIGASIGALILGMVQQGIIYTSVDSDWFQVMVGGMILGAVVLNNALRGRSMLSRRKK
- a CDS encoding ATP-binding cassette domain-containing protein, giving the protein MSTPVNRTGTPVIEVAGVSKYFGPVTSLKDINMKVFAGEVHCLLGDNGAGKSTLIKVLSGVHQPSEGEVQIEGKKAVLDSPRAALESGVATVFQDLAMLPLMSIKRNFFLGREPTRSLLGIRVLDEVTTTKIAREELKKIGIDVRDPDQPVGTLSGGERQCVAIARAVYFGAKVLILDEPTSALGVNQAAMVLKYVLQARAKGLGVVFITHNVHHAWAVGDTFTILNRGRSYGTFEREQTSREALLEMMAGGEALEELSVELSEMAHQDQVKAQFEAKKRSTPS
- a CDS encoding sugar ABC transporter substrate-binding protein gives rise to the protein MKKIALLSLFAFASLAAAQTPLRIVVVSHGQASDPFWSVAKNGAEEAAKEMGVRVEWRAPDTFDMVRMSQLIDAAVASKPDGLIVTIPDKTALSAAITRAVKAGIPVVSMNSGSDVAEKLGILAHVGQDEYPAGVGAGKRMKSLGVTKAVCINQEVGNASLDARCKGFFDGLGIKGDVLPVKLADPTGIRNAITAYMQKNPTINGVLTLGPSAATPVLAALEASGKLKTVKFGTFDLSPDVLNALTAGKMTFAIDQQQWLQGYMPVVLLTNYKRYGLMTASPIIYTGPGFVTQQNAKQVVDLAKKGIR